One region of Trichoderma breve strain T069 chromosome 7 map unlocalized scaffold00007, whole genome shotgun sequence genomic DNA includes:
- a CDS encoding beta-lactamase superfamily domain-containing protein: MSQFRTQLLPKLWQRYNTISLTLNTITRSSNSNSSNKSNTNKRISLFVFVFAAAATATTATTMTRKSTSSTISSHPSTSHPSTTSVLKIAGRNNIPAEALSNPHHILKRGGHISGFKNPYPSWSNPPSVTNMWSTVLWPTITGDLKWPDTKPPTVPVVPPQWLPARDASDKLRATWLGHACYYVEFPSGLRVLFDPVFEDRCSPFTFMGPKRFTPKPCDLKDIPVVDAVVISHSHYDHLSHSSVLEIQKHHPDVQFFVGLGLESWFRKSGLQNVTELDWWEDATLTVTTPINGEKKSISAQISCLPCQHTSARTAFDKDTTLWCSWGVKSGDKNVWFGGDTGYRAVPHLPASVDDYGPEYESLPRCPQFKQIGEHRGPFDLGLIPIGAYYPRAAFSAMHANPFDSVEIFQDTKCEKAMGIHWGTWALTMEEVLEPPRQLKEALKRKGIAEEGVFDVCDIGQSREF, encoded by the coding sequence aTGTCGCAGTTCCGCACGCAGCTTCTTCCTAAGCTGTGGCAACGCTACAACACCATCAGCCTcaccctcaacaccatcaccagatCCTCCAATTCAAACTCCAGTAACAAATCAAACACCAACAAAcgcatctccctcttcgtcttcgtcttcgccgccgcagcaacagcaacaaccgCCACAACCATGACGCGcaaatcaacatcatccacaATCTCCTCTCACCCATCAACCTCTCATCCATCAACAACTTCTGTCCTCAAAATCGCCGGCAGAAACAACATCCCCGCCGAGGCCCTCTCCAACCCTCACCACATCCTCAAGCGCGGCGGCCACATCTCCGGCTTCAAGAATCCGTATCCGTCATGGTCCAACCCGCCCAGCGTGACAAACATGTGGTCGACGGTCCTTTGGCCAACCATCACCGGCGACCTCAAGTGGCCAGACACGAAACCTCCCACTGTGCCTGTCGTTCCTCCTCAGTGGCTTCCTGCTCGTGATGCTTCGGATAAACTCCGCGCGACGTGGTTGGGCCATGCGTGCTATTATGTCGAGTTCCCCTCTGGTCTGCGTGTTCTATTCGACCCTGTGTTTGAAGATCGCTGCTCGCCATTCACTTTCATGGGTCCTAAACGCTTCACCCCGAAGCCCTGCGATCTCAAAGACATCCCCGTCGTCGACGCTGTCGtcatcagccacagccacTACGACCATCTATCGCACTCCTCCGTCCTCGAGATCCAGAAACATCATCCAGACGTGCAATTCTTCGTCGGTCTCGGCCTCGAGTCCTGGTTCCGCAAAAGCGGCCTCCAAAACGTCACCGAGCTGGACTGGTGGGAAGACGCCACTCTGACCGTCACAACCCCCATCAACGGCGAGAAGAAATCCATTTCGGCCCAGATCTCATGTCTCCCGTGTCAACACACCTCCGCCCGCACGGCCTTTGACAAGGACACGACGCTGTGGTGCTCGTGGGGCGTCAAATCCGGCGACAAGAACGTCTGGTTCGGCGGCGACACTGGATACCGCGCAGTCCCTCATCTGCCCGCCAGCGTCGACGACTACGGCCCCGAATACGAGTCTTTGCCACGATGTCCCCAATTCAAGCAGATCGGCGAGCATCGCGGACCGTTTGATCTGGGCTTGATCCCCATTGGGGCGTATTATCCCCGCGCTGCGTTTTCCGCCATGCACGCGAATCCATTTGATTCAGTCGAGATTTTCCAGGATACGAAATGTGAAAAGGCCATGGGGATTCATTGGGGCACGTGGGctttgacgatggaggaGGTGCTGGAGCCTCCGAGGCAGCTTAAGGAGGCGTTGAAGCGCAAGGGCATTGCGGAGGAGGGCGTGTTTGATGTTTGTGACATTGGTCAGAGCAGGGAGTTTTGA